TCTACATTTTTGGCATCACGCCTGTCAGCGTCTTAACATTTATATCACAGAACCAGCTGTTCCTGCTAAActgcaggggtgcccaaacccccaccccccacccacaccgAGGGCTACATACATAAAAAACTATTCAGTGTACAGcaacaaagcaaattagtgtaatatctacTAAGATAGCTAATcagtaattcatttattttattttactgtatgcAAGGGggcccaaaacccccaaaacaaatcaTGGACCGACAGCAGAGtacttaaaaaattttttttttacatttatactaGTTGTAACCCAAGCTGAAACACTATTTCAacttattttcaaatgaaaaaatgttcaGCATTCACAGCCGCGCAAATTCAcagatttttggtcaaaaacattATGTATTTTCCCCCCGAAAATAGGTTGTTTAATTCagaaaaacacatctcattctcaagcaataatacacataataaaaatgtaccactgttCAAAAGCCCATAATTTTTACATTCACTTATAATGTTTGCAATCAAGGATTCGCACCAGAACTGGAAGTTCATACAAGAGTGTAAATTGTTACAGGAAGTACTACAGGTAAGCATTGTGGATTATGTAGACTTAGAGAATGTCTGCTTGTGATGGTGCTGCCAATTACATCCGTTTATGGATCATATCCAATTATTATTCATGAGTATTGAGTACCTATACAGTGTGTGATGCATATTTCAGGCTCATACCTGGATTTAATAATTAGGGGAGCGACCTACGtgtaaaaatagatattttttatttcctcgTATTTTTTCTTCATCTGCTGGTGGTCTCGTAAAGTAACACCAACAAAAAGCGGGCATCTACTGTACTTAATTTATTACACCACGCCAGTACAGTGATATGACAATAAGCTACATGGTAAATACCTAATACAGTTATCCCTTATTTATCACGATTAATTGGGGATTAATCAAATTGTGTGTACTTTCtactgtgttgtgttgtaaTTTTGTAcagtagggtgcatcaaaaaacacaattattgaattttgatatggctgggtactaaaagtgttccaatatatgtagaaacagtcagtcagggggggtgctggagcctatcccagctgtctttgggcgagaggcggggtacaccctggactggtggccatccaaacacagggcacatatagacaaacaaccattcacactcacattcatacctatggacaatttggactcgccaattaacctagcatgttttttttggaatgtgggaggaaaccggagtacccggagaaaacccacacatgcacgggggaaaacatgcaaactccacacagagatgcccgagcggggaattgaacccgagtctcctagctgggagaactggcaaaacagcaacagcaacagagtcaactataatgggtaatatgaatgggaagatgactgtaggggtgttatttcatgtcgagagggctctataaatattaattcattttcgaccacttttcctcacgagggtcgcggggggtgctggagcctatcccagctgtccggagtacccggagaaaacccacgcatgcacggggagaacatgcaaactccacacagagatggccgagggtggaatcgaaccctggtcctcctagctgtgaggtctgcgtgctaaccacttgagtcTATCATTTcctattttgatttttttaaattctgaaatactgtacatacgaTAGTGGAAATAATTATTTGACACTCTGTTGAATTTGTCATTGTGGACCGCCATAGATACATTTGCCACTttgccaaattgatattatgaaattaaaatttcccattcaaatttgatgcaccctattgtacagtatatttcattgACAACTGACGACATTTATTCCAATGGTGTTGCTTCACCTCcagtttttccaattttttccaATTTAGTCCAATTTTGCGGTCAATCTTACCTGGGCAATGttacagtaatttttttttccacctctctCTCGTCTCTCTCATACTTTCGTTTATTTATACACTCTCATCCGGACAGTGTCTCAAATTGTACCTGAAGTCTGTCTCATAATTGTTAGACTGACTGATAAATGGTCCGCCGTTGTCATTCTCTTCAGGCACGCCGTCATGCAAATTGCCTTCGTTTGCGTTGTCAAAGCTGTTCTTGCCATGGATCTGCTTGAGGTGCTTGCGGAGAACCGGCTTATGAGCGAACATCATGTCGCAGTAGTTACAGCGGTGAGGCTTGTCTCCGCTGTGAAGGTTCAGGTGGTCTAGTAAAGAGCACTTCTGCGTGAAGGTCTTCCCGCAGATCTTACACTGGAAGGGTTTGATGCCGGCGTGGACCCGCATGTGGCGGTGAAGGTTCCCCTTTTGCGTGAAGGTCTTCCCGCACAAGAGGCACATGAAGAGCTTGTGCATCTTGAGGTGGTTGGCGTACTTCTCGAGTTGCCGGAAGACGCGGCTGCACTTGGGACACTGGTGGTACCACTGGAGGGGTTTGTCGTAGTTCTTCTGTTTCTCAGCAGGGTTGGACGGAGACGGAGGGCGGAAGGGGTACCCCGGCATGCTCGGGGGTGCCATCATTTCACTCCCACGGCTGTCAACGGTGGAATTGATGAGCGAGTGTTGCGGCTCGGGTGAGTGAAGGGCAGGCGGAGAGCTTGTCGGGAAGGTGGACTCCACAGACTCCACCTTCACGATGCTGATGTCACTCTCTTCCACTTCCTGAACGGGATGCTGCAAATCCGACGTGTGAGGAGGAGACTTGGGTTgtatgatgacatcatcgtcatcgtcgtcatcatcagtACTGATGTCCTCCACTTGCTCCACCCTCTCTAGATCCTGGACAGTCTTCACTTGGAAGTGCTCCTGTTCTCTCAATGCCTGGGAGCACAAACGTTCCTCTCTGTTGGCTCTTTTCATCTCAACGTCGACTTCCATCTTGGGTGGCGGCTGCGGCTTGATGAATTTGTTTAAGGCTTGAGTACACTGCTCGACAATGTGGCCCATTTGGAGGAAGCTGGCCACCGTCAGGTAGTTGACCAGCTCTAATTCCGGAAACTCCAGTTGGCCCGTGTAGCAGGACAGCAGCAGCTGTTGGCCGACCTTTGCCTCCTGGATCATGGAGATCTGGACTTCGTTGGAGTCCTGCTGAAGGATGAACTGGTCTCGGAGGAAAGATGAACCGGCGGCAAACACGACCTTGTGACCAGGGACTTTAAGCTGGTTGATGCGCACAGTCACATCACAGAAGCGGCGCTGGTGCCGAAGCAGGTCCATTTTCTGCAGCATGGAGTCCCCGTATGTAGCAAAGTGGAACTGCAGGATTACCTGATTCTGGGCCATAGTGAACTACGGACCACAGACAATGAACCTGTAGAAGAAAGAAATATGAAGtctattatttcattcattcattcattttctaccgctttttcctcacgagggtcgcggggggtgctggagcctatcccagctgtcttcaggcgagaggcagggtacaccctggactggtggccagccaatcacagggcacatatagacaaacaaccattcacactcacattcatacctatgatcaatttggagtcgctaattaacctagcatgtttttggaatgtgggaggaaaccggagtacccggagaaaacccacgcatgcacggggagaacatgtaaactccacacagagatggccgagcggggaatcgaacccgggtctccgagctgtgacacctggcaaaacagcaacagcaacagagtcaactataatgggtaatatgaatggaaagatgactataggggtgttatttcctgtctagaggactctataaatattcattcattttcgaccacttttcctcacgagggttgctggagcctatcccagctgtctgaagtacccggagaaaacccacgcatgcacggggagaacatgcaaacgccacacagagatgcctgagcaggtaatcgaaccctggtctcctagttgtgagacctggcaaaacggcaacagcaacagagtcaactataatgagtaatatgaatggaaagatgactataggggtgttatttcatgtctagagggctctataaatattcattcattttcgaccgcttttcctcatgagggtcgctggagcctatcccagctgtccggagtacccggagaaaacccacgcatgcaaggggagaacatgcaaaccgagggtggaatcgaaccctggtcctcctagctgtgaggtctgcgcgctaaccactcaaccaccactCGACTATCTAAACGattaatactgtatgtgtacataCAATAACATGTCTGCTTGGGTCAGAATTCTTGCTGGATATTTGGGGAtctaatacttttttttcctcaatcaAACACAAATGTATTAACCTTGTCTGTTTGATAATTATTACCCCCATTGTATACTTTTAATTAATGATCTCATGTGCATGGGCAAGAATCATCATCCAGAGAACCATCTTCTGGGTGGAAACTCCCAAAATAGATATAACAGATTAGACAGCTCACCGcagatagattgcagtcctgtagAATACGCTTCAGTGTCTTCCCATAATAACAAACTAACTAATGCATCTTACATCAGTTCAATTTGTATGACAAATCAGGTGCCTGTTATATGATCACATGAGAAGAGGTAACCAAATTCCAGTAACAACTGAAACAGCTATTAGTCCATCAATAAAACGACTATAGTCACGACTAAACCTATGCCCTTCTGATGTCAACGTAACGCAAGTTTTCAGTTTTAACCGTTAAGTGCATCGAATAATGTCCATACTTACACTGACCATTTACAGTGCGTACTTAGGCACTCGAAACGCTAAAGATAAATGCGTGAATGTAATACCATTTGCGACCATCTAACAATAATTCACGTTCATATGTTATTATATCAATTGAAGATGAATTGAATATTAAAGAATGTGGCTCTTCAACAAAACTAACCGTCCACCGTAACCATTTGTGGATGCTACGTGCTAACAATGAAAGGCTGCCTTGTGATGCTAGCTGTAGCACATTTAACATTGGGTTAGCATAGCAAAGATGTGTGTAGCTAACTGGCTAGCtgctattgtattttattgttcgCTTGACTGACGAATAGACACTTACCACTCTTTTTATCGTATTTAAAACGGTGTAAGACGCCGTCTTTAGTGGCTTATCCTCCACGGTCCGTCTGTCGTTATAGCGATATATTTTCTTAAGACGTAATAAGAGTACACTGCCTCCCGCTGCATTGGAGTAGGCGACTTACTGTACAATGGATTTATTACTACATTGTTACACAGTATTTTATAACCTTAATACACATTATAGACTGTTCTTAATGTGTAATTAGGATAAATATTGATGTAAATGGGAATATAAATGATATTATATTCAGTCTTAATTCCTAATTGGGGTTGGACGGAACCATCAAAATATCGTATCGATCGAAGCGTAGTACAGTATCAGTATCGGACCGATACCACAGCGTGatgagatttttatttttcatttttctctctctttttttttaaatatctgtgTTGTTCAAATTGTTACactgatatttatatattgttaaattattctTAAATTattcttaaattatttttttaattaagttgTCTGGTTGGTATCCCACAGAGCCAATGAAAGAGAAATTCATAAACTCATTAAAGTAATTTAAATTTCAAGTAAAAGTATGAATATCAGGTATATCGTCCATACTAAAATTTACAaactaaaatgtaaacatctgaCATCACTGTGTGAATACAAACTATACATAGTCTTCCATCATTTAACACTGATTCATTGaactaaaaatattgaaatattataattttttactgCAGAATCAACTCCAAAAGTGTCACATTTTCATGCTAAAACCTAATATACACATTATTATCAACCACCATGaataagaaaacaacaaaattgttgCAAAGGAATACagattttatttcaaatatgtacaaaatgaaGCAATAATGTACGTGAAGGCTTGTTGTTATGTTTTCTTGACACACCTAGAAGACAGATAAGATATTTCACAATAGTGCATTTTTGATTGGAGCAGTTATTAATAGTAAAGTGACTATTATtgccaatgaaaaaaataaaacccctttgttttgcatacagtatattcattcaaaactaaatttagagagaaaaacagatttgtacatacATAAGCCACACATGTCCATGTCATAAtctcataataatatcatattgtGGCACATATGAGTCTGTGAGGAccaagcaattttttttactcGACTCacgacaagcttgtcaaccaattggaaattgcaggaggtcattactcaatctacaatcatcacacagcaacttaacactaaaaatatacaaagcaagtaccattcatttttctaccgcttatcctcacaagcatgctggagcctatcccagctgtcttcgtgccagaggcggggtacaccctggactggtcgccagccaatcacagagcacatatagacaaacaaccattcacaccaccaTACAGTAcacgtatataaaaaaaaaaaaactcaccagaTATAAGTGTATCTGAGCAAAACAGCTAAAGCTATCAGCCCTACTGTAGCAGCACCGCACAGCGATGAAACCCTCACAACATAGGATgtacctacaaaaaaaaaatagaaaaacaacaTATGTGCACAtatcacaaaagtgagtacagcACTCAACCATTTTTTAATATCACATTAATCTTTTCAAGAGATAATTATTGAATAGAAGAATAAACGTGTGGATTTTCCCACTCTATACCAATACAATGACTctcaatgtcatttttattcattttgaatgtacagtaaacctcggatatatcggattcaattgttcccactggttttgtccgatataagcggaatccgttatatgcatataccggaaaatgtccgttttacgcatatatcggatttatatccggtatatgcgtaaatcggattttatccgttataaaaaggcacttccttgactatgtttccaatgtacctggacgcgcaggcaacgctgcaaacgctgcaaatgacgtcatatagcggcctgtcacgattcggcgaatcggagcgccacgatgcggccatccgatatatgcgagggaaatttaatggaattgcattggaacgggactggagattttgtccgaaataggcgaaatccattataaaaaatccgatatatgcaatgaatttttattggaaatgcattacagaaaaattggttcttttttatctgtccgttgtgagcgaatttccgatatatctgagtccgatatatccgaggtttactgtattatttaaggtttatttgttttctttacaTTTGTTTATGAATTGGTGCAATGGTTCAAGTGGTTGTCATTACCTGTGACTTTAGCCCAAAGGACGCAGGAGCTTTTTAAGTCCTAGGaagaaaaaataattgcaaATTTACTACATCCAGATATGTAATGTAGTCGTGACTGCACCCACCCTTTTCCATTGACTGACAGCTCGCAAGACAACATAGTAGTGTCTGCCTTTCTCCAGAGGAGCGTTGAAAAAGCCTCCGTAGTAGAGACCATCTCCCACAGTAAAATTCATCGCCGTTCCAATATGGCTGATGCGCATCTGAGCTTGAACGGAACCTTTCACGGTATCATATTTGCTCGCGGTGTCGCCATCGACGGGAGCGGAACAGTCAAACACCATCGTGTCGTCTATAGGAAGTACAAACACTTGGTACAAACTgtcaaatgaaaaagaaaatcacaatattatgtatttaatagCAATCTCttagcattttgtttttttttttttcaaattcacaTTGATTAATGGAGACAGTgttcatatacatatattgttttttacgTACCTTATTGGGTCAAGACTATTGGGTGATCTGTGCAACCTCAAAGTCGGTGCAGGAGTCTCGTATTCTCTGTAGTAGACGTCTGGTATTGGCGGTACTGTCAAATAGTGTattgtaaaatatgtattaGTCAGCAAATATGTATCCTTATTTCCTGTTCCATAATGACAAGTCCAGATTTACATTCACGGGTTTGCACTGGGATTTAGTCGGAAATTctacagaaatatatatttaggtttcatacttgtttttttttttacatttgaacctatttttatttagattattttgttttcattgttttcatcTGTGTTGAGTTttcgttctccccgtgcatgcgtgggttttctccgggtactccggtttcctcccacattccaaaaacatgctaggttaattagcgactccaaattgtccataggtatgaatgtgagtgtgaatggttgtttgtctatatgtgccctgtgattggatggccaccagtccagggtgtaccccgcctctcgcatgaagacagctgggataggctccagcaccccccgcgaccctcgtgaggaaaagcggtagaaaatgaatgaatgaatgaattattatattattataactattatgattattatatttattatattaatgctaattattatattaattatatataataatattgttatatttacatattttacataataatataataattattattttaattttatttgaattattataatattttattatttttaaaatatttaaatataaatataaaataataaataataatagcagattgcatgacaattttacagatacaataataccaggtggactgttaagtgtaaaatatatagtctgccccccccggaaattttgttatatcaatgcggcccatgagtcaaaaagtttgcccacccctactaTGGAATCATCATGGTACGACTTACAGGTAGTACACTGGTACCTGTTAAACTGGTGTTGGTGCTGATGGAGGCTGTGAACCCCTTTGACATCGCCGTGATAGAGATGCTGTAGTTTGTGGCTGGAAGCAGACTTAGACAGACCTCTAGCCAATCTGCCGTCGAGCTCAAAAACTGTTTCCTTTTGTCAACATTGGCCCTGTCGTAGTCTCTGGATCCTATGTAGGCCACCTACGATTGAAAGGTTACATTTATTGACACTGCCAACACGTGCTCATACCTGTATTTAACTTCAATGTTTACGCTGGTCTTGTTTTACCTTGTATATTTCTGTATCCTCTTCATACTTCTCTGCTCTCCAttgcagacatttttcattGGAAACAAGGAGATGACTGATGGGTGGCTTGATTTCTGTGAGAAATATATCCATGTCCACAtgaacattaaaaacaatactaaaaaaaataattcaaacaataataataataatatataatataatcatacaaacaatacaaataatataatataactaatGATAAAACCAATATTTTATACTAATTTATAACC
This DNA window, taken from Doryrhamphus excisus isolate RoL2022-K1 chromosome 4, RoL_Dexc_1.0, whole genome shotgun sequence, encodes the following:
- the zbtb26 gene encoding zinc finger and BTB domain-containing protein 26, with amino-acid sequence MAQNQVILQFHFATYGDSMLQKMDLLRHQRRFCDVTVRINQLKVPGHKVVFAAGSSFLRDQFILQQDSNEVQISMIQEAKVGQQLLLSCYTGQLEFPELELVNYLTVASFLQMGHIVEQCTQALNKFIKPQPPPKMEVDVEMKRANREERLCSQALREQEHFQVKTVQDLERVEQVEDISTDDDDDDDDVIIQPKSPPHTSDLQHPVQEVEESDISIVKVESVESTFPTSSPPALHSPEPQHSLINSTVDSRGSEMMAPPSMPGYPFRPPSPSNPAEKQKNYDKPLQWYHQCPKCSRVFRQLEKYANHLKMHKLFMCLLCGKTFTQKGNLHRHMRVHAGIKPFQCKICGKTFTQKCSLLDHLNLHSGDKPHRCNYCDMMFAHKPVLRKHLKQIHGKNSFDNANEGNLHDGVPEENDNGGPFISQSNNYETDFRYNLRHCPDESV